The window TCTGGCTTCGGCATCAACCGACTCAGGACCGAACGCAGTTCACTCACTGTCTTGTCGCCAAAACTGGTCATCCGAACGTAGACGATGTCGGGATGCTGCTTCAAACGATAAACCCATTCATTGCCTCCGTTTCGATAGTCACCGATGACGGATTCCAACTGAATGGTGTCCCGCTGCACCTTCACTTCCAGTTTCTCTTCACCACGCTCAACCAATAACTGCACGGTGGTTGCGATCGGTCCTCTCAATCGTTCGCTGACGGACCGAATGTCCATGTCGCCAACGTATTCGCCGTCCACTTCCAAGATCGCATCTCCCGGCATCAAACCGGCCCTGAGAGCGGGCGAGCCCACCAATGGAGTGATCACGCGGACGGGTTCGCCTTCGACCGGCTGATCAACGTAGATCCCAATTCCCGCGAATTCTTGTTGGATCGTGTCCTGAAAGGCTTGGTAGCTGACCGGCGGAATGTATTCGCTGTGCTGGTCCAGCGTCGACGTCATGCCCGCCATCGCCGATGTCAGCAATTCGCGGCGATCCACCGGTTCAACGTAGTACCGATCGATCATTTCAATGGCTTCACCGACCATCATGGCAGATCGCGTCCGCAAGTAGATGGCATAACATGCGAATGAGATGACCAGCACGGACAACAGCAGAGTCAAGTTTCGCGGGAGCATGGCGGAGTCAGATTGCGGAGATGAGCGAGAACGACGCCATGGTATCACGATGGCACCCACCGTCTAAACCACGCGTGATTTTCTTCGCTTGCTTGGCATGACCGATCTGTACTGGCCGAGCGGTCCAAGCTGATCTGCACAGGCCAATCTGCACAGGCCGATCTGTACTGGCCAATTTGCACAGGACGAGACGGAGCGGTCAGGACCACATCCCGACGCAGGCACATCAAACTCGATTGAGTTCCGTTGAGGCTTGCACCGCGGGCAAACAGACGCAAAAACGGGATCCTTCGCCGGGAGTGCTGGTGACGGAAACGTCGCCCTGCTGGGCCTGCGTCAAATGCTTGACGATAGCGAGCCCCAACCCCGTGCCGCTCGTGCTGGATTCTTCGTTGCGACTGCCGCGATAAAAACGCTCAAAGATGCGTTGCTGTTCAGAGTACGGAATACCAACACCGGTGTCCTCCACCACAAGAGCCCACTGATCGGTTTGTTCTACGATCGACACCCGTATCTCTCCTCCCGATGGAGTGTAGCGCAGTGCGTTGCCGATCAAATTGTTGGCGATCGTCAGCGTCGCTTCTCGGTCCGCAATGATCTTGGCCTCACCGGAAGGGACCTCTTGAATCAAATCCAACCCGTTCGCAGCGGCAACTGGTTCGTAGGTTCGAATTGCGTCAGAGACTATTTCGGACAATGAAACGCTGGACAAATGAAGGTTGGCCGGTCCGGCCTGAGCGCGTGCCAATTGCATCATCTCGTGAACCAATCGTTCCAGCCGCAAGCATTGCGACATGATTTGTTGCATGAAGTGCAACGCCGCATCGGGGTCGTCTTGCACGGCCAACTCGACCGTTTCGGCGTAGCCTTTGATGGCAGCCAACGGAGTTTTCAACTCATGTGATACGTTGGCGATGAATTCACGTCGCATCTCTTCAACGCGACGTGCTTCCGTTTCATCACGTAGCGACAACTGCAAATTTGGTTCTTCGCCGGTATCAATCAAATCCACTCGAACACGCAGCGGACGCATGACACCTTGGTCATGCACCTCGACGGTGAATTCCTGCGGTTGTTGTTCTCGGACCGCCGAACGAATCGACGCCAACAATTGCGGCACACGCACCAACTCGGTGAAACAACGCCCTAGCAAAGCGTCTCGTTTTTTCAGCCCCAGCAAACGGACCGCCGAGGGGTTGATCAGCAACACGGAAAAATCCTTTGCCAACACAATCACACCGTCACTGAGTTGCAACAGTGCGGAAGCATTTTGGCGAGTCTCCGCATGCAGACAACGCAGGCGTTCCTGCCACTTTTGAATTTCTTCGGTGCTGTCACGGACGTAGGCGGACACAGCATCATCTTGTTGCGAACTGTGCCAATGACGGAAAACCAATAACAATCCGATCACCACCAAACTGACCAAACCCACCAACCAGGAAGACGCGTTGGCGACGACCAAAGCTAGAATCAGAACCATCCCAGCGACTGCGGGGCCGAATGATCGCAACGGTGGCTGCGAAAAGCAGATTGGAGAAGGTCGTAGTCGGGCGTCCTGGCTCATACCGTCATTCGATTCGACAAAGAGAGGCGTAAGATCACGGGCTGGTTGTTTCTTCCACGGATTGCAGCCATGCTAATTTGAGTTGTCAGCTCAATTTCTCGCTCGTCATTCAGTGACCGCCCAATCGCTTCCGTCGAACGTTTGGCGTTCCAGTCTAACGTTTGGTTTTTCAAACAGTATCTCGCAAGATAGAATATTCGATGAAGGTTTCTGAGGGGCAGCGAGGTTTGCGAACGGGAAACGATCGAATTGATTCGCTTCCCGACGAAGCCGAGCGGATTGGTGCCAACTCGATGCCGCTGACCGATTTTGCGGGAGGCTGCCTGATGTCGCTCAGTTCGGTGGCTTTGTCGTGCGGGCTTTTATTGATCAATGGTGCCTTCGTGATGGCATGCTTGTCAGCTCTGAGTGCCGCCGGAGTGAGCTGGTTCCAAAGTGAGCAGGCCAGCCAATTCATTCTGTTCGGCGGTCCGGTCGCGTTGTTAATCATCCAGTGGATGATGTTGGACTACCTCCGCTTCCTTTGGCGTCGCCGCCAAGCGGGCTAGGTCGTTGTGGCGAGTTCGGCCTCTATTACGGTTCAGTTGCGAGCGATTTGTCCGCTCGAGCGGTCCGTCTGTCCAGATCGTAGGGATTGGCAGGGTTTTGATATGGGCGGATGTTGTCTGGATCGACAGGAAAAGCTGTTACCGGTGACGTGATTTGCGTAAACTAGGAAACCTCTTCTGATTGATCGCCGCGCCACTCTTCTGTGACGGTGCCCCGTTGACCGGACCGAAGTCCATCTCGAATTCCCACTCCCTGATACCGATGGACCGGTACCCGGTCCAAATTGATGCGCGGGTCCCGGACACTGCTGCTCAGCGAGTTTGCTCTGCCGGCATCCACCCAGCGGGCATTCAATCACCGAGTGTCAAGATCAGCATGGCATTGGTGTGGTGTTTGCTCGTTGCGATTGGGCTAGCTTCTCAAGCCGTCGCGCAGCCACCTGGTACGATCCCCAAGCCGGACATTATTCGCGGAGATTCAGGCGGGATTGCTCCAGATGCATTCGTGTTCTTGGACGAATCCGGCACCCCCGTGGTCATTCCTCGGATGTCGTTTGAGGAGATCGATCGACTGCGACGTTTGGAACAGGGGATCCAGGTTCAGGATCGACGAGCAACGCTGCAGCGAATCAACTTGGTCGGATCGGTTCATGATCAGCGTGCCGAGTTTGAACTCGAATGCCACTTCGTCATCGATCCACGGACCGTTCGGGAAGGCACATCGACACCCATCGTTTTAGATTTGGGTTTGAACGGATTTCACTTGTTGGAACCGGCGACGATCCAAAGGGTTGCCAACGAGGACGAGGCTGCTGGCGATGACGCCGACAGTGATGAGACCTCCGGCGAAGCGGACACCCAATCCGTGTCCGACACCGAACTCGCCCGCGCCTTTGTGAGAGTCGCTCAAAACAAAACGGCCACTCGTGATGAATTGCTCGATGCATCTTCGGCCGCAGCAACCAATGGCGGTGCCGCACTAGCAAATTCTTCTCGCGCAAACGCTGGCCTGAACTACGAGTTGGTTTTACCGGCGGAAGCCGCGTTGCCTGACCAACCGATCGACTGCATCTGCAAACTCAAAATGTCGACGCGAGTTCGCCGACTCGGTCCACTGACCAGCTTCCTTCCTCTGTCGTTACCGACCGTGCCGACGCGAGTGGAAGTATCCGTCGCTCCGCATCAGTCAGACGCCACCGAAAATTCACCTCCGTTGATCACCGCCGAAATTGTCGGAAGCGGTCGCGAAGTGTTGCGGCAGTTGTCAAAACGCGAAACGGAGTCGGACGAGGAAAATCGACAACGCTCACGTTTCGAAATCGATAGCCAAGGCGGCGAGTTCGCTTTCAAGTGGCAATGGCTGCCATCGGCGACCCAGGCCGCTCGTTTGCTCGAGACGGAATCCAACGCGATTTTGCGTTGGGAGTCGCCCGCGGACCCTCCGAGCTTGCAGGTTCAGATGGTCGTTCGCAACCTGCGTGGGCAATTGGATGCGTTCGAAATCGAACTGCCCGAACAGGCGGTTTTGTTGGGCAGTCCAGAGGTTGCTATCAACGAAGACAGTCGCGACAGCACGTTGACACCCGATTCGGTTGGCGACGAAGTCACTGACACCGCTTTCGAATCCGGCAGCGCCATCGACGTTGCAGATTCAGGTTGGACGATGACACTACTCGGTGAGGACACCACCAACGATTCCGAGTCAACGAGCGCAAATCAAGACGCAAAAGAAAACAGCTCGTCACCCACGCGTCGCGTTCGCTTCTCAACCGACCGAGCCGATGCGATGACGTCGACGTCATTGGTTGAAGTCCGTTTGCAGTTGCGATTGCCCGTCCCCGAAGCGTCGGCCAACACGCCGTGGACGATGCAGTTGCCTCGTGTTCCTGACGCGATCGGACAAAGAGGAACCGTGACCGTTGTCACCGCTGAGGATCACCGTCTTCGTTGGCGACCTCGTTTGGGCGTGGAGGCGATTGCTTCTGATGCAACATCGGTCAATGTCGGTGAACGAGCTCAAACGTTTCGATTCCTTCGTGATGCTTTTCAATTACCAGTTTGGTTGTCGGGCAAACAGCGACAGCAACGGCTGAAAATCGCGATGGATCTCAGCATGACCAACCGGTTGGCTCTTTCCGTGATGACGGTCCAATCCAGCGGAGCGGGCATCGACCCTCAAGACATGCAACTGGATTTGAATGGATGGCAGCTGACTCATTTGACCGCCGACGACGAAGACGAAGAACTCGACATATCAATATCGGAGGGCTTGGTTCAGTGGCAGGCTGATGCGTCTGATGGCAAGTGGCCTCGCCAGTACATCATCACTTGCGAACGAGTCGTCACCGAACAGATGGTCGCGGAACCATTGACACTGACACTGCCGAAACTGCAAACCAACGAATCGTCCAGCGCTGTCACGGAAGCAATTCTTCAGGTGACCGATGCCAAGCGTTTGCAATGGACGGTGGACCTTTCTCAAAGTGAAAACTTGCAACGGATCAACAATGATTCGTCAAACCGTTTTCGCCTGCTGTCAGTTGATAGTCCTTGGAGCGTGACGGGCAACTTCACCGAACGTCCACTGCGTCTGAATCTTTCGGGCGGCACATCGATGGACACGCAAGGCAATCAATGGGTCACCCAAACCCGTTGGACACTTACCACTGCCGTTGACCTGGAGGGCATCGTCCAATTCGCTATCCCAACTCCGAATGCTCAAGCGGTCCAGTGGACATCGGTGGTCGATGGCGTTCCCGCGATGGTTCGCAAATCTGAATCGTCGACCAACTCCGAGAGCTGGACAACTTACGAAATTGTCACACCACGATTGTCGGTCGGCAGTCACGAGATCGAACTGGTTTCGCGGACGATGTTGCGTGACTTACTGAAGACACCGGCAAACTCTGAAACGCTCATTCGAGCAGCCGCTGATGATCCGTCGTTGAATGCGACCGATGAAGTTTCCGAACAACCTCTCGCTGTGGAATCGGCGGAGGACGATGTTGATGCCCCATTGGATAACCTTCAGGATCCTGACTCATCGAACGATCGGATTTTGGCGGCGATCCCGTATCCGATCGCCGACCAAGTCACATTGGACTCCGATTACCTTTTGACCGTCCCAAACTCGGTCACCGATGGGGCCGGTCAGGTTTGGATGGTCACCGTCGGCGATGAACGATTGTTGTCGGGAACAAGACTAAGCACGCCTGCGGGCACAAGTGTGGCTCCGATTCCAAGCAATGAATGGACACTCACATCCATTCCGGATGCACCGTTTAAATTGGAGTTCCATCAGGAATCGTTGGAAGAGGCGCCCGTGCGAGTCACGCGTGCTCTGATACGCAGCCTTGTCGGGCAACGCACTCGTCATGAACAGTTGGTGGCAGTGGTCGAAGGTGGCGAGCAAATCACGATTGGATTCTCGCGGCCACTCAAAGCCATCCGGATTGAAACGCGTTTGAATGGCAACATTGTCGCAACGTCTCGAGGACGCAGCGGTCTGCGAATTGACATGCCGACCACTCCCAGTTTGGCGGCATCTCAAGCGAGTGGCACCGAATCGCCATCGCGATTCCTGCTGGACATTCGATTGTGGACGGAAACCGATTCCAGCCCATGGTGGACCAGCATTGAGCCCTTGATGAGGTTGCCGGTTGGGTCGGCACAAATCGACTGGCAGCTTTCCGTTCCCACAGACTCACACTTGTTTTGGGCTTCATCGTCCAGTGGACGATTGATGCGTTGGGAACGTGAGCAACTGCGTTTGTCACGGCAACCAATGGCCGACGATGCCGAACTACTAGAATGGGTCACATTCCCATTCCAAAAGAACTCGACGTTGTTGGGTTCACTCAATGAGTCAACCACAAACTCCGCGTTCACCGTTCCCAGCAACCAATACCTTTTCTATTCCAGCGACCCTTACTCGTTTTCCGCCCTGACGGTTTCGCGAACGATGATGTGGTTGGCCGTTGGAAGCTTGTCACTGTTACTCGCCGCATCAACTCAGTTGTTCCCGCGCAGCCGCCATCCTTTTGCGATTGTGTTGTTGGCGGTGGTTCTTGCGGGCGTTTTGGTTGCGGCTCCCGATGGCGTGATTGTGACGGCTCAATTGATCATGATTTCACTGGTGTTAGTCGCGGTCTTCTACGCCATCTCGGCGTTGATTTCGCCGCCGGCCTCCGACCGTGTGTTGCAATCATCCGGTGCATCACGAGCGTCTGAGAAAATCCCACCGTTTGGTTCCACTCGAGTCAATCGCAAAGGCCAGGGTTCTTCGCCCGGCTCGCGATCGATGATCAACGAGTCGGCAGGGACGCATGTTCCGGGTGGATCTTCCCGGCATCGTGGAGACTCCGGACAACGTTCAAACACGGAATCCGAACCTCGCCACAACCCTTCGGACGAAGGCTACGACGAAGAAGGAGCCACGGCGAGTCAATCACCAGGAACGTCCTCATGACGCTGTCTCGATCAAACCGATCGACCTGGGTGATGTGGGTCGCCATTTGGTTCGTCACAACGTCGCTGGTAGTCAAAAGCGATGTCGCCGCGCAAGAAGCGGAAGCAACGACAGCTGAAACCAGCGAGGTGATTGAACCAACAACAGACGAACCAGCTACAGACGAAATTTCGGGTGCGGACGAATCAACCGTTGCCGGCGAAGTCGATGATTCCGAACCGGCCTCTCGCGAAGTCTCTGACAGGCTGTCTCAATGGGAAACGCTCGCTCAACAAGTTCGCGGCGATGATTCATTGCGTTGGATCGCCTTGTTCGGTTCTCAAATCGCAAGGCTCGTCCCAGACAACTTTCGGCCCGTCGCGGCCGACGAATTGAGCAATGCTCTTGGAGAAGCGGCCGAGGTCACTCCCGAAACATCCACCGATGACATTTTGCAGTGCGAGATGGTGGCGACCATCCGAAACGGATCTTTGATCAGCAACGCTAGCCGAATGTTGTTTTCGTCCCAAGCCAGCAGCGAACATCAGTTTGGCAATGTCAGCTTTGCCGTTTCCAGACTTCGCGAAATGGATGATGAATCTGGCGCCGAATCGGACACAAACGCCGTGTTCGAATCCGATGAATCGGGAATGCTTAAAATCGCAACGAACGATGTGAGTCAACTACTTGCGGACCGCAATCTCGCATGGAATTGGCGACAGCAAGCGATGCCAACTTGGAACGGCAGTCGGTGGGAACTGGTGCTGCCGCAAGCATTGATTTCTCGTTTGTGGATTCGTGTTCCGGCGAATCAGATTCTTCGCTGCGAACAAGCGGTCCTGCGTGAAGTCCCCGCGGATGAACTCCCGAATTGGTACAGCGAAACCTCGTCAATCAGTTCCTCCGAATCGGCTTCGGACAACGATCGTTGGATCTTTCTTGAGTCAGCTGGTTCGTCGCGTTTGGATCTGCAATTGCAAACCGTCAACGACGACGCGGCGGAGGTCCAAACGGCGACGATCGTTCGCAGTTGCCGCATGTCCTTTGACCACGATGGATCGATATTGAATTGGCAATGTCGATTCGTCATTGATCCGCAACCGATCGCGTCCATCCCTCCTTGGGTCTGGCTACGCGGTGATGTGACTCGCATCACCATCGATGATCGCGAGATTCCATTCTCGTCCCGACCTATCGCCTCGCAATCAACTGAGACATCGCAATCACCGTTCGCTTCAATCATCGAACTGACGGCAATCGAAGAATCGGAACCCGCATCCGCCGCCGACTCACGCGTCATCGTGTTGGAAGGGACATCGCCGTTGCCTCAAAAAGGCAATTTGATTTCGTTGCCCGAACCGGTTTTCCCATCTTCATATGTAATTTCCGCGACGCCTTGGCAGTTGCAATGGACGATGCCATCTCATTTGTACGCAACGCATTGGCAATTGCCCGAACAATGGCAACTTACGCCACCGCCATTGGGTGCCTCACAATCGTCCGATTCGCCAGCGACTTGGAACGCGGTTGGCCCGCCACTTTCGCGAGAATCCATACCGGCGGAATCGCTGCTGGATCCCCCGACTGACTCAAAACAACCTCGTTGGTCGACTGACTCCGTCACCAGTTCGTGGAGCATCGAATTGGCGGAGTCTCAACCGCTGTTGTATGCCAACCACCAATCTCGTTTTCTGCTGGAAGACAACGCCATTCAGGCTCGCAGCACCATTCAGATGACGATGACTCCGGACCGATTGGCTCCCATCCAATTGGAAATTCAAGATGGCTTCTCGTTCGATTCCATCACCGTTGGTGAAACGCGTCGAACGTTGACCATCAACGCTCCCAATCGCCGTGGCCGCAGAATCACGGTATGGCCCAGTCCTGACGAGATAGAGGAACTGCCCACCGGTGAAGGCACTCTCGAAATACGCGCCACCGGACAATCTCGGCGGGATCCGAACAACCCTCGCGTCAATGAATTGTGGATGATTCGAGTGTTGGGATGCCCCGGTCAAATGACCGCCGCGGTCATTCCTCCCGCCGACATGGGTTGGACCGCAGAAACCGCCATCACTCCTTCGCGAATCGAGTTCTCTGAACTTACCGCTCAACAACGACGTTACTTCGCACCGCTTCCCGGCGACGCGATCGTGCTCAGTCATTCCATTCGCCAAACCCCTTCACTCGCATTGGAAACTCCCGACAGCACCATCGTCGGGTCATGTCAAACCAGCCTAACGGTTGTGCGAAGCGGCAAGGAACGAACCGGAATCGAACAACAAGTTCAGGTGCAAGTGGAAGGTTTGCCGCAGACGTCACGTTTTGTCAAAGTTCGCTTGGCCGCCCGTTCGGAACAGTCGTCCCCGCAAGACATCAAATGGCAGACGCGTTTGTCCTCATCTGCCGCTGTCCATTCCGTCGACGAGGACGCTGTCACGCGTCGCTGGGTGCCACGTCAATCGATGGAACCCCAATCTGAATCAGACGCCGAGTCCCAAGCATCCTCCGTTTCGACGAACTCAGACGAAATCGCTGACGGGTCCGATGGATGGTTTGAATGGAACATTCCGGTCCCGCGAAATTTCAACGACAAATCGTTGCTGATCGGAAGATGTTTCCACGCGATGAAAGAAAGTGAAACGGAGCCCACCAAGGGGCACCAAACACGCGCACTTCCAATCGGTTTGTTCCGCTTGGCTGATGCGACTTCGCAAACCTGCGAACTGTTGATCGATTCGAATTTGCAATTGGCTCGCCCTGTCGCGAATTTGGTGGGAATCCCAACGGCGGATGCGGACAACGCGTCAAGACCGTTCCGTTATCGATACGAGACCACGCCACATGTGATCGTGCGAGTCCGTCACCGGAACCAAACACCACCGTCCAACTTGGTTCTTCAGCAGCACACGCACGTGGTCGCTTCGGCCAGCGGGACCGACCGAGCTCGCACGCGATTCGAAATGATTGCCACGCAACCAATCGAAGTGAAGTTCCCTTGGGACGCACATTTGATCGAGGCACGCATCAATGGCGTGGAAGTCCAACCGCAAATGACGCGGCGACACCACCTTCGATTTCCCGCCGTGAAACAATCCGAGTTGGTGCTGGAAATTGAATGGACGACGACTTCCTTTGAAAAATCATGGGTCCGAAAACCAGAAGTCACGGACCTACAAGTTGTTGGCTTGACCCTGGGGTCGCAGTTCCGTGTCTCTCCGGCCGAAGACAGTTTGCAACTTCCATTGCTCGGGTCCGCTGAACAATCCCCTTTGATCTTTTCCCAGATGGTGATTGGAATTGGTTGGGTCGGTGCACTCGTCATCCTCGCCATCAGTCTGGCTGCGGGCTGGGCCGCTCGATGGGGACTGGCATGTGGCTTGGCTCTGTGCCTCTTCGCCATGCTTCTTTGGCCTGAAACATTGGTACCACTGACGACCTGGGTTGCTCTGCCATTGACGATCGGTCTTTTGCGAGTTGCGACCCAACAATGGCAATCATCCAAGACTCCCATGTCGTCGCTTACACAAACGCCAGGTGCATCCGGCCAATCAGACCATTCGAACGCCGCGTCGCATTCACCCGGCGATGACCCAACCAGTGACTTCTCAAGTTCCGCGTTGCTTCGAAGTTGGCTGGGTTGGGTGATCGTCAGTTGTTTTGCGGTAAGTGGCGGTGCGGCCTCCGCTCAAACCATGGACATCTTGGTTCCGTTGGATTCCGCCAACCAACCAATGGGCAACAAGGCGTATATCCCCGAGACGCTATACGAAGAGTTGTTTTTGATTCGTCCGGACGAACGTGTTCGGCAAGTCTCGTTTTTGAATACCAATTACGAACTGGACCTCACCTCTGAAAGTTCCAAACGAGCCATCAGTTTGGCACGTGATGAGTTTGCGATCGAGCTACTCGCCCGATTCACCGTCGAAACAACAACTCCCAGCAGTCGACTTCGGCTTCCGTTTGCTCCTGAAACGATCGAAGAGTTGGTGCTGATTCGCCCAGATGAAAGCACGCGGGTACTGACGACAACCACGGATGAACAACCTGGCACACTGATCGTGGTGCCTTCGGGCAAACGTTTTGACTTGCAACTTCGGCTGCGTTGCCAAACGTCACACAACGCGACGGGCACGCAAATCGCAATTGATCTTCCACGACTTCCGCAAGCTCGTTTGGTTGTGCGCCGTGATTATCGCATCGACAATTTCCGACTGGTTACCGATGAGATCGCTTGGCCAGCGGTCGATCGTCCGGTTGGATTTGGAATCATTTCATCCAATCAATTTTCCATTGGTCCGTGCAATCGATTGCAAATTCATCTGCAAAGCAAAGCGACCGCGGACGCCATTGCGAGCGGGGCAGCGGTCAACCTCAACACTGGTTCAAGCAATCAAACGGGCGATGTTTCTGACGAGGAAGAGTTGCCAGTGGCATGGAACTCCGCATCACAATGGAACCGTCGCTATTGGCTGAACGCCACCGCAAAACAATGCTCCGTCGAGTGTGAACTGGATCCGCTACAACCGCCGCCACCAGGCGGAGATGTGGTCCTTCGTTTCCACCGAGAAACAAGCTCACCACCGCGTTTAATTTCTCGCGACTGGAAATTGATTCAGCAAACAACAACCCAGTGGAAGCTCACCCGGGTCAGTTCGTCTGACGAACCCATTCGATTGGTTTGGGACCTCAGCGCTGATTGGTCAACACGTACGACGACGGACGAGCCGACACCCTCCGTTTCCAATGCTG of the Rhodopirellula baltica SH 1 genome contains:
- a CDS encoding sensor histidine kinase; protein product: MSQDARLRPSPICFSQPPLRSFGPAVAGMVLILALVVANASSWLVGLVSLVVIGLLLVFRHWHSSQQDDAVSAYVRDSTEEIQKWQERLRCLHAETRQNASALLQLSDGVIVLAKDFSVLLINPSAVRLLGLKKRDALLGRCFTELVRVPQLLASIRSAVREQQPQEFTVEVHDQGVMRPLRVRVDLIDTGEEPNLQLSLRDETEARRVEEMRREFIANVSHELKTPLAAIKGYAETVELAVQDDPDAALHFMQQIMSQCLRLERLVHEMMQLARAQAGPANLHLSSVSLSEIVSDAIRTYEPVAAANGLDLIQEVPSGEAKIIADREATLTIANNLIGNALRYTPSGGEIRVSIVEQTDQWALVVEDTGVGIPYSEQQRIFERFYRGSRNEESSTSGTGLGLAIVKHLTQAQQGDVSVTSTPGEGSRFCVCLPAVQASTELNRV